The Maridesulfovibrio salexigens DSM 2638 region CTGCTCGAAAAGACCTACAAGCTCTGGAAAGGCCGCACCTGCATCGACCAGAACAACACCATGTACAAGGAAAAATACGGCGAAAGCGCTAAGAAGTACGCCAAAGCAGGCATGTACTACGAAAACGTTTCCGTTGCTTCCGGTTCCGGTATTGCCGACTACGGTCTGGTACTGAACAAAGGTATCCGCCATCTCATCGAAGAAGTTCGTACCCGTCTCACCGAGACCCCGAACATCCTTGCAAACAGGGACAAAATCGATCTCTACCGTTCCATGCTGATCACCTTTGACGCGGTAATCAAACACTCCCACCGCTACGCTGATCTCGCAGAACAGACCGCAGCAGATGAGTCCGATCCTAAAGTAAAAGCAGAACTGCTCGAAATCGCAGAAATCTGCCGCCGCGTTCCCGAACACCCGGCCCGCAACTTCCGTGAAGCTATCCAGTCCTTCTGGTTCACCCACCTCTGCGTGGCAACCGAGCAGATGGCTTGCGCTGTTTCCCCCGGTCGTTACGGTCAGTACATGTACCCCTTCTTCAAGAAAGACATTGATGAAGGCAATCTGACCCGTGAACAGGTTCTGACCATGCTCAAGTTCCAGTGGATTCGTCACCTCGAACTGGGCGAATATCAGGGTAACTCCTACGCACTGACCCTTTCCGGTCACACCGGACAGTCCATGACCATCGGCGGCGTAGACAAAGACGGCAACGATGCTTCCACCGAACTGGAAGAGCTCATGCTCGAAACCCAGATTCAGATGAAGAGCATTCAGCCTACCCTGACCCTGCTTTACCATCCGAAACTCAAAGAATCCTACATGCAGAAAGTTGTTGAGTGCATCCGCGGCGGTTCCGGCCAGCCCCAGATCCTGAACAACAACGTAGTTATCCAGCGTACCCTTGCCCGTTTCGCACAGTACCCTGACGGTATCACCCTTGAAGATGCACGTAACTGCGGTAACTACGGCTGCGTATCCACCGGCGTTTGCGGCAAAGGCAGCTTCATCACTCAGGAAGATCAGCCCTGCCTCGCAAAAGTAGTCGAACTGGTGCTCAACAACGGAAAATGCCCCGTGACCAAGAAAATGGTCGGCGCAGAAACCGGTGATCCCACTACCTTCGAAACTTTTGAAGACCTCTACGAAGGAGTAAAAGGACAGCTGGACAACCTGTTCCGCATCTCCCGTGCTCACTCCGATCTCAGCCAGATGGCACGCCTGCAGGTTGTACCGAGCGTATTCCGCTCCGCTATGTACGATGGCTGCATTGAGAAAGGTATGTGCGAAGAAGCAGGCGGAACCCGCTACCCGCAGGTTAACCCCATCATGACCGCAGGTGTTGACGCTGCCAACTCCATCCTCGCCATCAAGCACCTTGTATACGACACCAAGGCTGTAACCATGGAAGAGCTGATTCAGGCACTTAAAGCCAACTTCGAAGGTTACGAAGAACTGCGCCAGATGTGCTTCGATGCTCCCAAACACGGTAACGACTACGAAGACGTACAGGCATTCGTACAGCGTTTCTACCGCGATGTTGACGCAATTCACCATGCTCAGGGACCGGACTGCTTCGGACAGCGCACCCCGCTCGATGCTTACTCCCTGTCCTACCACAACTACTTCGGCGGCATGATGGGCGCACTGCCCAACGGCCGTAAAGCAGGCGTGGCTCTTACCGACGGCAGTGTTTCCGCAATGCCCGGTACTGACAAGGAAGGTATCACCGCACTGATCAAGTCCGGTGCTGAAGCAATCGACACAGTCCGCTACGGCGCGAACCACTTCAACGTGAAGTTCTCCCCCTCCGTGCTGGAAGGTCCTCAGGGTGCTAAGACTCTGATCTCCCTGATCAAGACCTACTGCGACTTCGGCGGCTCCCACATCCAGTTCAACTGCGTAAGCTCCGATACCCTGAAAGATGCGCAGCAAAACCCGCAGGACTACTCCGACCTCATCGTCCGTGTTGCAGGCTTCAGTGCCTACTTCACCAGACTGGACTGCGGCGTACAGAACGAAATCATCAAACGTACTGAATACGACGCAGGTCGTTGCTAGATATGATGCGCTAACGCGCTTTTGATAGAAGATTTCGCCTCCGGCGGCCAAAGGGTCCGCGACCCTTTGGAATCCCGATTAGGGCTTTGCCGCCGGGGGCGATTAATCAAACATAATTTTTAAAACCGTTTTCCCACATAAGGCCGGACTGGATCATAGCAGAATCGACCTTACAACAAGGCGAAGCCCTAATAAAAGTTTTTGGGATTCTTAAACCCTTTTCACAAAAAGGGTTTAAGGCTCCCGGCAGGGTCGCCGAAGGCAAGGATGCTACTATGTCACAAGGAATGATCTACAATATTCAGCGTATGTCACTTCATGACGGACCGGGACTGCGCACCACCGTTTTCCTGAAAGGCTGTCCGCTGACCTGCTTATGGTGCAGCAACCCCGAATCACAGCAGGTAAAAGCGCAGATGATGTGCTTTACCGACCTGTGCACCGGATGTGGAAAATGCGCTGAAGTCTGTCCCAACGATGCCGTCATTGAGATTGAAGGCAGGTTCGGGCGCGACACTGAAAAGTGCACCAACTGCGGGGCATGTACTGAGAACTGCGCGGGCAAGGCCCGTGAAATGTCCGGCAAGATCATGACCGTTGAAGAAGTTATGGATGTTGTCCGCAAAGACGCACTTTTCTACGACAACTCCGGTGGCGGGGTGACTTTCGGCGGAGGCGAACCGACCTCCGGCGGACAATTCTTCCTTGATATGGTCGAAGCAGCGGTAAATGAAGGCTACCACGTGACCGTAGATACCTGCGGTTACTGTCCCGAAGAACGTTTCGATAAGACCATTAAACTGGCAGATCTCTTCCTGTTTGACTGCAAGCACATGAATCCGGAAGAGCACAAGAAACTGACCGGGGTGGATAACGCAATCATCCTCCGCAACATGGGTGCGGCACTTTCCTCAGGCAAGGAAGTGCGCATCCGCATGCCGCTTATGCCGGAGATGAACGACTCCGAAGAAAACATAGCAGCCATGGCTGAATTCCTGAAAGGATACGGACGGGACAAGGTGGAAGTAATGCCCTGCCACGCATTCGGCCGCAATAAGTACGCTGCATTGGGCTGGAAATATAAAATGGACCGGGAATACACCCCGGAACAATTGGATGTGGTTTTCAAACGCTTTGCCGATCACGGCTTGAAAACCGAGATCATCTAGTTTTTTTTACGGCGCAAAGAAATGAACTGTTCAATGACTGAAAAGCTGATCTGCGAATCCACCGGGCGCAATGCCAAGGAGCTTTACGGTAGCGATGCTATGTGCTGTTCCGAAGCTGTGTTCTGGACCATCAATCATGAATTCGGCGGAGGTCTGAGCAAAGAAACAGCAATTGCGCTGAGCAAAGGTTTCTGCGGCGGTATCGGTGACGCAGGCTGTATCTGCGGAGCCCTGTCCGGCGCGGTTATGGGGTTATCCCTGATCCTCGGCAAAGGTCCACTCCCCGCTGGCGAGGATCAGGTTCGTTCCCTTTCCAAAGAACTGCACGACCGCTTTATGGCTGAACACGGATCAGTCTGCTGCCGTATCTTAAGCCGGGACCGCGACCATGAAGCAGAAACCAAAGGCGTATGCCTTGATTATGTAGAGTCCGCAGCATCCATCTGCACCCATTTGCTCCTTACCCCGGAAGCAGTGGTTCAGAATGAAGAATGCGACTCCACACCGTTCATGAAAGACTCAACAGCGGGTCAAACCGCTTTGATATAATCAAAACATTAATGGAGAGAGAATATGTTTAATGTAACTGTTCCCGAAGAGATGCTCGAAAAGCTCCGGGATATGCTTGAAGACGAAGATGAAGAAAGCTGCGTTCGCCTGAGAGAATACAAAGTAGGCGGCGGCTGACACGCTAAAATCGTGCTCGGTCTGGGCATTGACGAAGCGGATGAAGATGATGACGTACAGATTGAAGTCAGCGATGTTCCCTTTATCGCCGAAGAAGACTTCCTCACCAAATACGGAAAAGACTTTTCCCTCTCTTTCAGCGAGAACAAGGAAGTAGTACTGACAGCACTCAGCGCATAACTCCTTGACAGAACCATATACCCCTAAGCGAAAACTCCTTTCGCGATTTAACGGACCTGCGACCTCCCTTGCAGGTCCGTTTTTTATTCAAAGATAGGAGGTAAAAATCTAGCATAACAGCCAAAAGGTCCCTAATCTAATTAGGCTCGGCCAAAGACATAATTACACCTCAATTCCCGATCCCTCCTTTACGAAAAGAAGCTTTAGTACTAAGTTAGGTCAGCACTTTTAGCATCGGACAACCTAACAACAATATATTTGAACCTATCACTCCAATGAATCTGAATGCCAAGCGACTGCTAGAAATCAATACGGTTCTATTGCTTACATTTATTTGTGTCTTTTCTCTTCTCCTACCCGCCTATGCGGAAAACGAAACAGAGGCGCAGGTAAACAACGGCACCCTGACCCTGTCTATGGATGAAGTGGTACGTTTGACGATTCGTAACAACTCCAATGTTGCGACCAAATACCTGCAGCGCGTTACAGAAAAATTCGACCTTGAAAAAGCGGAAGCCAAATTCGAGCCGGTCATCAACATTGACGGCTCCTTTAATGCTGAAGCATTTCAACGCAATATGCGCATTTCCGATAATGGAACGCAGACCCCGGCTTCAAAATGGGATGCCGGAGCCAAGGCTTCCATTACCCAAAAAATCCCCACTGGCGGTACCCTCTCATTTGTCTGGGATAACAACTATTCCGAGAACAGTGACGGAACACTGAGCTATGACGGAGACTCTGCTGTTTCACGCTCAAAGACCTACACCCGTGAAGCATCCTCCAAATGGCGCATCGAGCTGACTCAACCCCTGCTAAAAGGTGCTGGAATCGATTACAATATGGCCTCCATCCGGTTGGCCCGCATTACCGACAAACGCAATATTCTCAGCTTGCGTGACAATCTCAGCCAGCTAATAAATTCGGGCCTCAACTACTATTTTACTTTCAAACAGGCCAAAGAGAATCTGGAAATCCAGCAACAGGCCCTTGAACGCTCGGAACGGCTGCTGGAGGTAAACCAATTCAAACAGAGTATGGGGCGCATGTCCGCCAGTGACGTGGTTCAGGCCGAAGCAGATGTGGCTTCAGGACGGCTTTCCCTTGAAGAAGCACGTAACAGCCTCGATAAAGCACGCCGCGATCTGCTCAACCACCTTGAGATGGATCCCAATCTTGAGATTGAACCGATCGATGACGAAATACGTGACGTTGAACCTGACTACGAACAATGCATGCAGGTGGCACTGAAAAACAACCAGACATACATGGACAAGGTTTTCGCGGTCACAGAATCAAACATCAACGCCATGATGGCTGAGAATGAACGGGAATGGCAACTTGATCTCAAGGGCGGCTACGAAGAGACACAAACTCAGAAGAATTCTTACTCCGCCTCCACCAGTGATGATGAACTCTCGGCAGGAGTTGAACTTTCGGCCCCCATTAATCTCTGGGGAGATGACCAGTTGGAGAGAAAGAAAAAGCTGCTTACTGCCGAGGTAAACAAACGCAAGGCCAAGCTTGAGCTGAAACGGGCCAAAACCAATTTGCAGACCGAAGTTGCCAATGCCGTGCGTGACGTAAGAATGCGCTGGAAAATGATTAGGCTTGCTCAAAAGAACACCGAGCTTAAAGCCCTGCAGCTGGAAAATGAAAACACCAAACTGATGGTAGGCCGGACAACAAACTTCGAGGTGGTTTCATATCAAAACCAACTTGTGCAGGCTCAGCTCGCGGAGACCTCCAAACAAATTTCTTATGTTCAAGCCCTGCTAATTCTCGACCAGCTCCTAGGCACAACCATGGAAACATGGCATGTTGAATTCAAACATAATGACAAGCAACTGGAAGAAGACCTCAATAACAAAATCCGCCCCCTGGTCTGGACATGGTGGTAGGAAGAGTCATGGACAATCTGCTTACCCCCCCCTTTCGGGAAACAGTTCTTCAAGTCATGAATGATGGAGTCATGATTCTGAACAATAAAGGGATCGTTACCGGTGCCAATCCTGCTCTTGCCAAGGTGCTGGGTATTTCCGGAAACGAGCTGGAAGGCATGCCGCTTATGGCTGTTGTTCCTCCGGTTGAAGAGAATGATGAATTCATGCAGGCCCTGCTGGACACTATTTACAAAGACTGCACCATCAGCAACCGGGCGACTCCATACTACAAAGAAGACGGGGAAAAGATTTACCTCTCAGTCAGCGTTTCGAGGCTTAAAGGCAATGACGGACAACCTTGCGGAGCTGTTTTGGTCCTGCGCGATGTGACTGAAATTGAAAAAATGCGGCAGGACGAAAAACAGCTTAATCAAGACCTGACTAAGGCCATGCGCGATGCTGATGAATCCAACAAGGCCCTTCAAATTTCGCTCACCCAAGGGAAAAAAGTCCGTTTCATACTAATCGCAGCTGTGTTCTGCTTCTTCTGCGCAGTCGGAGCATTCTTCTGGTTCAATCCGGCTTTCATGGAAATACCCGACACATTCAAGCCTGCGGCAGCTTCGAGCGCTAAAACGGAATACCAGAGTATGGTAGTCACCCCCCGCCCTTTCTCGCGTTCCATCTCTCTTGCAGGGGTTGTAGCACCGCTGGAGGAACTTACTCTCGTTGCTCCCTTTAACGGGATCATCACCAAAACCGACTTTTTTTACGGTGAAAGAATCCCCCGAAACCAGACCATCATAACTCTGGATACATCTGAAATTGCCAGCAAGATGCGCTCGGCTTTTACTGAGTACATTAAATCCCGCAAAAAATATTATGAGCTGACCAACTGGAAAAATACTTCCGAAGTACTCAAAGCAAGACGGGAGCTGGAACAAGCCAGACGGACCCTGAACAGTTCTAAAGCCAAAACCGAGGAAGACAAGATGCTGTTTGAAAAAGGCATCATCCCCCGAAACCAGTACGATACATCATTTCAGGAACTGAAAAACAATGAATCACGACTCGTGTCCTCTCAGGAAACCTACCGCGATGTGCTCAATAAAGGCGACCATGAATATGTTGAAATAGCCCGCATGGAACTTGCCAATGCAGAAACAAACTACAACACCTTGAAAGAGAAGATGTCCCGGTCAACGGTGACTGCCCCAGTCTCAGGGGTTGCACTGCGTCCCAATTCAAAAAGCGGGGATGCTAAGGAAATCACCAGCGGCATGAGCGTGACAGAAGGACAGCCGCTGCTTTCCATTGCCAGTCTTGAGGGTTTGTCCATTTCTGCAAAGGTAGACGAACTGAACATCAACAGTCTGCAACTGGGCCAACCGGTCACAGTTACCGGAGACGCTTTCCCGGATCATAAACTGAAAGGTGAAATCGCTATGATTTCCTCACAGGCCGGGGGAGAAGGCAAGGTCCCCACCTTTGAAACCACAATCCGCCTGCCCCACCTGCCCAAGGATGTAAGCAAAAATGTACGCATCGGCATGACTGCCAATATGCAGGTGGAGACATACTCCAACGAAAACGCAATCATGGTTCCTTTCTCAGCCATTAATAGAGACGGGAGTAAGGTTTTTCTGAGAGTTAGAGAAAAGGACGGCACCGTTCGCGAAGTAGATGTTGAAACCGGATACACCACCATCAATGAAGTGGAAATCCTCTCCGGTATAGAACCGGGCACAACCATCCTGCTCAAACAGGAAGCGTTTTAATGCTTAACATCGAGGACGTTCATAAATCCTACCTGCTGGGCACGGTTGAAGTTGAGGTACTCAAAGGGGTAAACCTCAATGTTGACGATGGCGAGTTGCTAGCCATCCTCGGCTCATCCGGCTGCGGCAAATCAACTCTTATGAACATATTGGGATTCCTTGATCAGCCCAGTTCCGGCACTTACCGCTTCAACGGTAAGCTGGCCGATAAAATGAGTGATGATGAACTTTCCGACATTCGTAACCATGAAATAGGCTTTGTGTTCCAGCAATTTCACCTGCTGCCCAAGCTTACCGCCCTTGATAATGTCTGCCTGCCGCTGCTTTACCGCGGGGTCCCCAAAAAGGAACGTGAAGCACTGGCCGAAGAAATGCTGACGAAAGTCGGCATGGGCGAACGCGGAGACCACCGCCCCAATGAACTTTCCGGCGGCCAGCAACAACGGGTCGCCATTGCCCGAGCCCTGTGCGGGGAACCTTCACTTATTCTAGCTGACGAACCAACCGGAGCTCTTGATACAGCAACAGGCAAAGACATCATGGACCTTTTCTTAAGCCTGAATGAAGAAGAAGGCATAACCGTTGTCATCATCACTCATGATCCCGGTCTTGCAAAGCGTTGTAAACGTTCCATACGCATGCGGGATGGCAGACTGGAGGGCGTATGATCCTGGGTGAGAACATAAGGGAATCCTTCCGTTCACTCATGGGCGCCAAGCAACGCTCTTTGCTTGCCCTCATCGGGATTGTAATCGGCATCGGTTCGGTAATCGCCATGGTCACCGTTGGTCAGATTGTCGAGAATGAAGTCATCCGCCAATTCAAGGAAATGGGTACTGATGTCTGCTCCGTGCAGCAGGAATACGGAAGTGGCAGCAAAAATTCAGGCTTTAATCTCCAGAATGTACTGAAAATACCGCAAGCCTGCTCGACCATTCGCACGGTTGCGCCCTATGTATCATTCTACAGTGACCTTAAATTTTCCGGCAAAAGAACATCCAGCCCCGCGCTGGGCGTTACTGAAGAATTTGCGAGGCTCTATAAAATTCATATCAGTGCGGGCAGGTTTATCTCCGATCTGGACGGACATTCAGCCTTCTGCGTCCTTGGGTCCAGTAAAGCTAAATGGTTGCAGGAACAGGGGGAGAGCGATCCCGTAGGAAAGCAGGTAATCTTTAACGAACGCATCTACACCATAATCGGCATTGCCGAGAGCGTACCGATGGGCACATTCACTCCTTACGAAATCAACGAAGGAATCATGGTTCCCATTAAAACCGCCATGCGCAGTCATGAGCGCCCGAAGATAAATACTTTCGGAACCCGCATGATAGAAAGCGGCATCAGCGAGCAAGCAACCGAACAGCTTAAGAACTATTTCAAAATCACATCTAAAACTGAAATCAGAGTAACCAGCGCGGAAGAACTGGTGGCTCAAATGAAAAAGCAGATGCGCATGTTCACCGCCCTGCTGGGAGCCATCGGTTCCATATCTCTTATTGTCGGCGGAGTGGGAGTAATGAACGTCATGCTCGTTTCGGTTTCAGAACGCAAAAAAGAAATCGGCATCCGCCGCGCCATCGGTGCCAAACGCAAGGACATTCAGTTCCAGTTTCTGGTGGAATCCATCATTCTCTCCTTCATCGGTGGAATGCTGGGAACGGCTTTGGGTGTCGGGGCCACGGCTATCATATGCAATTTTGCGAACTGGAGTTTTTTTGTTTCCGAAGAAGCAGTCATGCTCGGGGTGGGAGTATCTGCGGCGGTTGGTATCTTCTTCGGTTACTACCCGGCGCGGCAGGCTTCGGCCTTAAGCCCCATTGATGCTTTACGATCCTGATTCAACTCCTCCACCAACTACAAAGAATCAAGCCGGCTCCCAATAGAGCCGGCCTGATTCTGTTATGGAACAGCAGGAACAGCCGCAACAGCCGTTTTTTCTTTCATACGTTTATCCGCGTCATTTAAGGCTGCGGCAGAAATGGCTGTACGCTCCTCATCCGATAGCTCCCCGCCGTCTGGAATCTGTACTGAAACGCGGGGCCGGGCAAATTCAATTCCAGCCTCAGCAAATTTCTCGCGCAGCATAGCCAGCACATGCTTGCGAATGGTGAACTGGCTGCCCGGACGGGTCATAAATTTAAGGCGCATGCGCATGCCGTACTCTTCCATAGCCATGACACCCTGACACTTGATGTCGTCAAGGAGCATTTCATTGAACTCCTCGTCAGCACGAATGGACTTATTAATCTGTTTGATTATCTTCTTGATCTCTTTCACGTTAGTGTCAAAGGGCACTAAATATTGCAGTTTCATGATCGCCCAGTCGCGGGTATTATTTCTAACCACCTCCATAGCTCCGAAGGGAATGGTATATAAAAAACCGCGATGGTGCCGCAGCTTGATGGAACGGACTGAAATCGCCTCAACCGTTCCTTTTGCCCCGGCAGTCTCAATGTAATCACCAACACGAAAAGCATCGTCCATAAGAAAGAAAATACCGGAAATGATATCCTTAACTAAAGTCTGGGAACCAAAACCGATGGCAATGCCGAAAACACTGGCCCCGGCAATTAGCGAACCGATATTAACACCAAGAGCCGCGAGAACGATCAATATCGTCACTATAAAAATAGTAGCGAAAAGAAACGTCTTAACCAGTTGCAATAATGTACTGAAACGGTCTCCTTCATAGCTGTGCTCGTCATCTTTCCTTTTTTCGGCAATCTTACGTTCAAAAAAGCGGCTGACAAAAACCCAGCTAACATAAGCCATGATTAGAGCGGAAATCGATTCGAAAGCAGCGCCAACGACCCTTTCACCGAGGTCAAAGTGAAATCCCCAGACATCAATAAGAGAAAAAACGGTTCCACAAAACAAAAGAACACGAAAACTGGATATCAAGAACGATTGGAATCGGCTGATATAATTAGCATCCATTTCATCTGCTTCATCTGAAGAAACAACTATTTCAGCTACAAATGCTACCAGTTTGCGGATGCCCATATCGGCAATAAAATAGAATGGTAAGGCCAGCAGAGTCATGAATCCGGGAAGCATGGCATCATCTCCCAGTACGACAAGAGTCAGCTCCCAGAAAATCCAAAAACTCCAGAAATATATCTGAACACCTACATGCCAGAATCCGGCAAGCTGCCTGCCCATACTTTCAGCGCGGGTGCGGGCAAGCATGAATGCCATGATGTTAACCCTGTTAATGAAAAGTAGTGTTGAAATGATTGCGATTACGACAAATCCCGCAAACGAACTTACCAGCAGATAAATTGTCTCACTTTTATGATCCAGCCGGAGAAGACTGCCCATAAGAACACTGACAGAAATCACAACAGCTATGCGGAAATTCCACCGATGAACATAACGTGCGGTATCTGTATTCAGATTGAAAATACGCAGTGAAGGTGCAGCAGGGGCCAGCAAAAAGCTGGAAACAAGACTAATAATTTCAAGGGTTGCCATGGAAAGCCACCATGACACCAGCACCGGCCTCCCGGAACTGCCGTCATGAAAAATAAGCAGATAAATTGCACTGACAGCAAATGAGATAAAGACCAGCCCCACAAGATCAATGCAGGACCGGAAAAGCAGACGTCCAACTTTTGTATGCCAGAGTGCGTATTGCGGAATCTGCGAAATTTTGGCCTGCAACCCGGCAGTCATTTTCCTATAGCCAAACATGCCTCCGCCCCAGACAAAAGTCAGCAGAACCAAGGCCAAGCCATGTTCACCCGGAGTCATATTCAGGTTGCTACCCAGAATATCCTGAAAGACCTTAGGAACTTCAACCTGCGCAACTGCAGCCACGGAAAAGAACGTAGAAAAACGCTCATATGTATGAGCCATCCCGGATCTGAATGCCTTGCTCAGGGCAGAGAGACCGGAATACTGGAGCACCTTAGGGGTTGTCTCGGCTGCTT contains the following coding sequences:
- a CDS encoding ErpA-related iron-sulfur cluster insertion protein (Members of this family, many of which are selenoproteins, show homology to the iron-sulfur cluster insertion ErpA that was described in Escherichia coli.); this encodes MFNVTVPEEMLEKLRDMLEDEDEESCVRLREYKVGGGUHAKIVLGLGIDEADEDDDVQIEVSDVPFIAEEDFLTKYGKDFSLSFSENKEVVLTALSA
- a CDS encoding ABC transporter permease is translated as MILGENIRESFRSLMGAKQRSLLALIGIVIGIGSVIAMVTVGQIVENEVIRQFKEMGTDVCSVQQEYGSGSKNSGFNLQNVLKIPQACSTIRTVAPYVSFYSDLKFSGKRTSSPALGVTEEFARLYKIHISAGRFISDLDGHSAFCVLGSSKAKWLQEQGESDPVGKQVIFNERIYTIIGIAESVPMGTFTPYEINEGIMVPIKTAMRSHERPKINTFGTRMIESGISEQATEQLKNYFKITSKTEIRVTSAEELVAQMKKQMRMFTALLGAIGSISLIVGGVGVMNVMLVSVSERKKEIGIRRAIGAKRKDIQFQFLVESIILSFIGGMLGTALGVGATAIICNFANWSFFVSEEAVMLGVGVSAAVGIFFGYYPARQASALSPIDALRS
- a CDS encoding C-GCAxxG-C-C family protein — encoded protein: MNCSMTEKLICESTGRNAKELYGSDAMCCSEAVFWTINHEFGGGLSKETAIALSKGFCGGIGDAGCICGALSGAVMGLSLILGKGPLPAGEDQVRSLSKELHDRFMAEHGSVCCRILSRDRDHEAETKGVCLDYVESAASICTHLLLTPEAVVQNEECDSTPFMKDSTAGQTALI
- a CDS encoding TolC family protein; this translates as MNLNAKRLLEINTVLLLTFICVFSLLLPAYAENETEAQVNNGTLTLSMDEVVRLTIRNNSNVATKYLQRVTEKFDLEKAEAKFEPVINIDGSFNAEAFQRNMRISDNGTQTPASKWDAGAKASITQKIPTGGTLSFVWDNNYSENSDGTLSYDGDSAVSRSKTYTREASSKWRIELTQPLLKGAGIDYNMASIRLARITDKRNILSLRDNLSQLINSGLNYYFTFKQAKENLEIQQQALERSERLLEVNQFKQSMGRMSASDVVQAEADVASGRLSLEEARNSLDKARRDLLNHLEMDPNLEIEPIDDEIRDVEPDYEQCMQVALKNNQTYMDKVFAVTESNINAMMAENEREWQLDLKGGYEETQTQKNSYSASTSDDELSAGVELSAPINLWGDDQLERKKKLLTAEVNKRKAKLELKRAKTNLQTEVANAVRDVRMRWKMIRLAQKNTELKALQLENENTKLMVGRTTNFEVVSYQNQLVQAQLAETSKQISYVQALLILDQLLGTTMETWHVEFKHNDKQLEEDLNNKIRPLVWTWW
- a CDS encoding glycyl radical protein; amino-acid sequence: MNTTLSAKEEPQTAAGYGINWDTAEDRVKELKDFLMNAPQIMDPERLKFLNEVYEKHQGEPVVYIRAKVFERVLTHKKIFLDGNPIVGTLTGVRAGVYAYPEWNVSWIKEEMQMAKMASLGEMKIPAETQELLEKTYKLWKGRTCIDQNNTMYKEKYGESAKKYAKAGMYYENVSVASGSGIADYGLVLNKGIRHLIEEVRTRLTETPNILANRDKIDLYRSMLITFDAVIKHSHRYADLAEQTAADESDPKVKAELLEIAEICRRVPEHPARNFREAIQSFWFTHLCVATEQMACAVSPGRYGQYMYPFFKKDIDEGNLTREQVLTMLKFQWIRHLELGEYQGNSYALTLSGHTGQSMTIGGVDKDGNDASTELEELMLETQIQMKSIQPTLTLLYHPKLKESYMQKVVECIRGGSGQPQILNNNVVIQRTLARFAQYPDGITLEDARNCGNYGCVSTGVCGKGSFITQEDQPCLAKVVELVLNNGKCPVTKKMVGAETGDPTTFETFEDLYEGVKGQLDNLFRISRAHSDLSQMARLQVVPSVFRSAMYDGCIEKGMCEEAGGTRYPQVNPIMTAGVDAANSILAIKHLVYDTKAVTMEELIQALKANFEGYEELRQMCFDAPKHGNDYEDVQAFVQRFYRDVDAIHHAQGPDCFGQRTPLDAYSLSYHNYFGGMMGALPNGRKAGVALTDGSVSAMPGTDKEGITALIKSGAEAIDTVRYGANHFNVKFSPSVLEGPQGAKTLISLIKTYCDFGGSHIQFNCVSSDTLKDAQQNPQDYSDLIVRVAGFSAYFTRLDCGVQNEIIKRTEYDAGRC
- a CDS encoding glycyl-radical enzyme activating protein codes for the protein MSQGMIYNIQRMSLHDGPGLRTTVFLKGCPLTCLWCSNPESQQVKAQMMCFTDLCTGCGKCAEVCPNDAVIEIEGRFGRDTEKCTNCGACTENCAGKAREMSGKIMTVEEVMDVVRKDALFYDNSGGGVTFGGGEPTSGGQFFLDMVEAAVNEGYHVTVDTCGYCPEERFDKTIKLADLFLFDCKHMNPEEHKKLTGVDNAIILRNMGAALSSGKEVRIRMPLMPEMNDSEENIAAMAEFLKGYGRDKVEVMPCHAFGRNKYAALGWKYKMDREYTPEQLDVVFKRFADHGLKTEII
- a CDS encoding PAS domain S-box protein; this translates as MDNLLTPPFRETVLQVMNDGVMILNNKGIVTGANPALAKVLGISGNELEGMPLMAVVPPVEENDEFMQALLDTIYKDCTISNRATPYYKEDGEKIYLSVSVSRLKGNDGQPCGAVLVLRDVTEIEKMRQDEKQLNQDLTKAMRDADESNKALQISLTQGKKVRFILIAAVFCFFCAVGAFFWFNPAFMEIPDTFKPAAASSAKTEYQSMVVTPRPFSRSISLAGVVAPLEELTLVAPFNGIITKTDFFYGERIPRNQTIITLDTSEIASKMRSAFTEYIKSRKKYYELTNWKNTSEVLKARRELEQARRTLNSSKAKTEEDKMLFEKGIIPRNQYDTSFQELKNNESRLVSSQETYRDVLNKGDHEYVEIARMELANAETNYNTLKEKMSRSTVTAPVSGVALRPNSKSGDAKEITSGMSVTEGQPLLSIASLEGLSISAKVDELNINSLQLGQPVTVTGDAFPDHKLKGEIAMISSQAGGEGKVPTFETTIRLPHLPKDVSKNVRIGMTANMQVETYSNENAIMVPFSAINRDGSKVFLRVREKDGTVREVDVETGYTTINEVEILSGIEPGTTILLKQEAF
- a CDS encoding ABC transporter ATP-binding protein; translated protein: MLNIEDVHKSYLLGTVEVEVLKGVNLNVDDGELLAILGSSGCGKSTLMNILGFLDQPSSGTYRFNGKLADKMSDDELSDIRNHEIGFVFQQFHLLPKLTALDNVCLPLLYRGVPKKEREALAEEMLTKVGMGERGDHRPNELSGGQQQRVAIARALCGEPSLILADEPTGALDTATGKDIMDLFLSLNEEEGITVVIITHDPGLAKRCKRSIRMRDGRLEGV